Part of the Leptospira yasudae genome is shown below.
GAAATACAACGAGGATCTGATCAAACCGTTTTTTATACAGACGACGGCGATTCCGATGGCGGATTCTTCCGAATCGAAGGAACCGAACGGTTATAGTTGTCAGCTCCAGCCTTTGAGTTGGGCCGTGGTTGGGCCGCAGGACCAAATGCGCATAACGTTCGAATGTAGAAGTCCCGAAGGAAAACGGATTCCGATCGATATTAAAGGCGTTCGCATGTGGAGGGAATTCGACGGGGAAAAATTCGGAACGCTCAGTCCCGATTACGGCGACAACGGAGTAAACGGGGACGATCTGGCAAAGGATTTGCTTTATACGTTTCAATGGAAACCGACTCAAAAAGATTGGGGGGATATGATCATGGAAGTCGACTTTCGTTATTCTCCCGGATTTAAAAAGACGGGAAAACTCAACACTTCGTTTTATTCTTCTCCTGGTAAACCAGCCGAGTTGAGCGGGGCTTCTTCCGATACGACGAGCGACGGTTCACTTGTGGTTCGCGTCGGCGTGAACGTTTACAAGGCCGGGAACTATCATCTTGAGGGAAATCTCAAACACGCGGAAACGGGAGAATACATCGCCTGGGCCACGTTCGATTCCAAACTTCTTTCCGGTTACGGAGAAGCCGAATTCTTATTTTATGGAAAGCTAATACGGGATTCCGGTCTGGACGGTCCGTACGTTTTGACGGACGTGCGGGGACATCGGGTTAATCTCGCGGTTGATCCGGAATGGTTCAGTCAAGGAGAAGCGGGTCTTAAAAAAATCCAGGCGGCTAAAACGGTGGAACCGGATCGAGAACTCGTTCTTCCGTATAAAGAATTCTTTAAGACGAAATACTATGACGCGAAACAATTCACTTCCAAACTTTGGGACAGCAACGAGAAACAGAGAAGGATCAAGGAATTGGAAAGTATGGAGCGATAAAAAACCTGTTTCCGTTTCAGAAAATAATATTCTAAATTCTGAATATTTTGTCGAAATGCCCGTGACTTAGATTCCACGGGCATTTTTTTGTACAACGCCGATTTAAGATCGATGGAAATGATTCCGACAAAAGTCCTTCAAACAGGAGCGCGGCTTGGATGGAACGAATTGCGTATGCGCGTGCGACGCACGGAACGCGCTACGAAACTGGAAAAAAGGTTTCGACTTCTTCTTGAAGTCGGACGCGGATTTTCTAAAATGTTTTTGGGTTTGTTGAACGGGAAGAAATTCTTTCAGGAAGTTTGAAAGTCGTTTCAGCAAATCCCGCTTTTAGAAAGCGGGATTTTTTTTACGTCAAAACGAATCGAGGATTATCTCCAGCCTTCGTTTTTCAATTCGCTGTGATTCAGGTAAAGACCTGCGCTCCCGACGGAAGGCGCTCTTGTGTGACCTTGGAATTGTGTGTAAGTCACATTCGAGTTGAAAGGCCAAATGCCTTCGCTTTGAGTCAAAGAAGACTGACATTGACTGACTCCGCCCGCTTTGTTATAAGCGCAAGAAGAGTGGTAGGCCACTGCGTAATCGTCTTCACCCGGAAGAATTGCGGAAGCTCCCGCCATTCCTTTGTAACCAGGAACCTGATAAATCGTAACACCGGCGGTGTTGTTGTGATTGTATGCTCCTCTCGCTGTGGAAACGATGAGAGCTTTATCCATCGCGTTTCCTGCAAATCCGAAAGTCGCTCCGTTCAACGCGGATGCTAGCTCGGATCCGCCGGAAGCGGCTGCAAGAGCGGTTACTTTTGTGATATTGTAGCCTTTGCTGGAAGCGCTTGCTCCAAGGTTCGCCAACCAATATTCGGTTACGTAACAACCCGCACTATGACATACGATTTTGCAGGAATTGGATCCTTTGCAATACGTGTTCAGCACGGTGGTAAAGTTGGTTTGCGCACGAGCGGTTCCGTAAGTTCTTGGATCGGTAGTTCCATCGTATCCGACGAATACCTTTGCTCCGGAAACCGAGTTCACACTTGTTCCCCAATAGTTATTTACGTCGGTCGTTCCTGTACCGTTGTGATTCTTATCGGACTTTCCGTGAACGAACACGGTGTAAGTCTGAGCAGAAAGCGATCCTGCAAAAAACAACAGGGCACACAAAATCAACCCAACGCTCTTCGTACTTTTCTTTTTCATTCTCTTCACTATTCTCCTGATATATAATTTAGGAAGGAGTTCCGCAGCATTGTTCAAAACTTCCGTAAGTTTAGTCAAGCTCAAGTGGAATCTTTTTTAAATAACGGATAGAATAAAAAATATTTCCCTCTGACGCATCTGTCCTACGTCAGACGATCTTGCTCTTAATAAAACGATGTTAGTTATCTTCGTTTTAGCAAAAAAAATGTTAAACGAAGTGGATTTGGAAGGAATTCTCCGCTACTCAAAGCCGGGAAAGAGGACTTCTCCTTTTGTTAAGCGAATTCGATAGATGTCGGGGATTTTAAAGAGGGTTTTGTTTAAGGACATATTGTCCTGAAGATCGAGGCGTTTTCGTGCGGCAAAAAATCGTTTCCAAAGCATTTCCGCATAATTTCCCTCTCCTGTCATGCGGACGGAATAATCGGAATCGTAGAGTTTTCCTCCTCTTGCTTGTCGAATTAAATGTTCCACCTTGTCCTTTTTGAGAGGATAATTTTTTTCCAGCCAATCCAGAAACAAAGGCGCGACTTCGTATGGGAGACGAAGAAATACCATTCCCGCCGATTTTGCCCCCGCTTGTTTTGCGTTTTCTAAAATCCGTTCGAGTTCGATATCGTTGAGCCCCGGAATCATGGGCGCCGCCATCACTCCCGTTGGAATCCCCGCATCTGCAAGTTTCCGAATTGCTTCCAATCTTCTCTCCGGATTTGCGGTGCGCGGTTCCATCCGTTTCCAAAGTTCTTGATCGAGCGTCGTTACGCTGATATATACTTTCGTTAAATTGTAGGAAGCGAGTTGTTCCAACAGATCGATGTCTCGCGTTACGAGAAACGATTTGGTGATCAGCGCCACAGGTTGTCTGAATTCCAAGAACACTTTGAGCAGTTCGCGGGTGATTTCCAGTTTTCGTTCCGCAGGTTGATAGATGTCGGTGACACCGGCCAGTTGAATCGTATGTATGTTTTCCTTTTGTTTGGAAAGATACTTTCTCAAAAGTTCGGGTGCATTCTTTTTTGCGAAGATCTGCGTTTCGAAATCGATTCCCGGTGAAAGATCCACGTATGCATGATTGGGCCTCGCATAACAATAGATGCAGCCGTGTTCACAGCCGCGGTAGGGATTGATCGATCGGGTAAATCCTAAATCCGGGCAGTCGTTTTCGGAAACGATCGTTTTGGCTCGTTCTTCCAAAAGAATCGTGCGCGGAGACATTTCTTCGTTTTGAAATTCGGGCTCTATCTCGCGTTTTGTGGGTTCGAAACGTCCCGGGATTTTAGAAACGGTTCCTCGATTGATTTTCGGTTGTTCCATCGCACATAATATTCCTCGATTCAGAGGATATACTATTTATATAAATAGTAAACAAAAAATAAGTATAAATTTTCATAAAGGAAGAATTTTTTGAAGGATTTCGTTTATTAAAACGTCTATAGTATAGGGGGGTAGGGTATGAAACCAAAACACAAGCTGCATTCCGATCCGAAAGTTACGGAGAATCTGCTTCTCCGTTTAAAAAAAATAGAAGGTCAGATCCGGGGAATTCAAGGAATGATTGAAAGGGAAGAATACTGCGACGACGTTCTCAATCAATTATCATCCACGAAATCCGCTCTGGATGGAGTGGCAAAAACCCTTCTGAAAAGCCACATTCAAACCTGCGTCGTGGAAAGATTCAAAGAGAACGATTCCAAGATTCTCGACGAGTTTATGACCACCGTGGACCGCATTCTTAAATAAAGTTAGAGGAGATATAAAGTCATGAAAGAAATCAAACTTACCGTAGAAGGAATGACCTGCGCGCACTGTTTAAAAACCGTCGAGGCCGCCCTCAAGGATGTCGGATTAACGGGAAAGGCAAACTTGGAAAACAAGGAAGTCGTTTATCTGGGAGAGGGGACGGAAGAGGAATTGGCGAAAGTCAAGGCCGCGATTTTGGAAGAAGGATATACTCCGGGTGAAATCAAATGAACGCTCCGCAAAGAACTGTAGAGGAAGGTATTACGTTAGATCTGATCGGTATGACCTGCGCAAACTGTGCGCTTCGGATCGAAAAGGGACTGAAAAAAGTTCCGGGGGTTAAGGACGCACGGGTCAACTTTGCGATGGAAACCGCCAAGGTGGAGTTCGATTCTTCGGTTACGGAAGAGGTTCTCCTTGATAAGGTCGATTCGCTCGGATACAGGGCGCTGGTTCATAAGGATCTCGAAATTCATGGAGAATCTGAAAAGGCGCATGAAAAAGAATTCAAAAAGTTAAAGCTGCGCCTCGTTCTTTCGACGCTTTTATCCCTTCCGCTGCTTGCGAGCATGATCGGTCACTTCGGGAACAATTCGGTTTCTGAATATTTATCTTTCCTAATGAACCCCTGGCTTCAGTTTGCGCTCGCTACTCCGGTACAATTTTGGATCGGAGCCGCTTTTTATCGCGGAAGTTTCCGCTCTTTGAAAAACGGAGGAGCGAACATGGACGTTCTCGTGGCTTTGGGAACTTCGGCCGCGTATTTTTACAGCGTTTATCAAACCTTTGTTTCCTTAGGCGCGCATCATCACGGAGATGTTCCTCTTTATTACGAAACGTCCGCCGTATTGATCACTCTGATTCTTTTCGGAAAATTTCTGGAGCATATCGCGAGAGGAAAATCTTCCAGAGCGATTCAATCTTTGGTGGGCTTACAACCGAAGACTGCGAACATCATTCGAGAAGATGAGATTCAGGAAATTCCCTTACTCGCCGTCCGCCCGGGAGATCTTCTCTTGGTGAAGGCGGGAGAAACGATTCCCGTAGACGGAACCGTGGAGGAAGGGAGTTCTTCCGTCGACGAATCGATGTTAACTGGAGAAAGTATTCCCGTCGAAAAGACGATCGGAAGCTCTTTGTTCGGCGGTTCTTTGAACCGAAACGGAATTTTGAAATTAAGGGCTTCGAAAGTGGGAAAGGATACTTTGCTTTCCGGAATCATTCGGGTCGTTCAAGAAGCACAGGGTTCTCGGGCGCCGATTCAAAGAATTGCGGATCGGATTTCTGGAATTTTCGTTCCGATCGTCATCCTTCTTTCGGCGATCACTTTGCTTCTCTGGTATTTCTGGCTACAACCCGGAAATTTCTCCGGGGCTTTGGAGAAGGCGATCGCGGTTCTCGTCATCGCATGTCCTTGCGCGTTGGGTTTGGCGACTCCGGTTTCGATTCTTGCGGGATCCGGAAAGGCGGCCACTCTCGGAATTCTTTTTAGGACCGCAGAAGCATTAGAAATCGCTCATAAAGTAGATACGATCGTTTTCGACAAAACCGGAACCTTGACCAACGGAAAACCCGTTTTAAAGAGTTTAGAAAGTTTGAATGTAGCCGAAGCCGATTCTCTGCTCGTCCTTGCGGCTTCAGCGGAACAGAATTCGGAACATCCTCTTTCCAAAGCGATTGTTGACTTTGCCAAATCGAAAGGTTTGGGCCTTTCAATTCCGGAGAGTTTCGAAACCGTTCCGGGCGGCGGAGTTTCCGCCGTCGTCGACGGGAAAAAAATTCTGATCGGAACCGATCGTCTTTTCAAGGAAAGAGGCGTCGCGCTCAACGAGATTCTTCTGAATTTGAAACGACTTCGGGAAGAAGAGGGAAACACCGTCGTTCACTTGAGCGTGAACGGAATACATTCCGCGGTTCTTTCTTTGGCGGATACGATCAAGGAAACCACTCCGATCGCGATCGAAAGGCTGAAATCGCTCGGAATGGATTTGTATATGATTACGGGAGACAACGAAAGAACGGCGCATGCGGTCGCGAGGGCCTGCGGCATTGAACACGTGTTAGCCGAAATTCTCCCGGAAGGAAAATCGAACGAAGTAAAAAAACTCATGAACTCCGGAAAAATTACCGCGATGGTCGGAGACGGGATCAACGACGCTCCCGCGTTGGCGGTTGCCGATCTCGGAATCGCGATGGGAACCGGAACGGACGTCGCAATGGAATCTTCGGATGTAGTGATTATGAACGGGGATCTGATCTCGATCGCGAACGCGTTCGCGATGAGTAAAAAAACGGTGTATAACATCCGTCAAAATCTTTTCTGGGCTTTGGTTTACAACGCGCTCGGAATTCCCGTTGCAGCCGCCGGCTTTCTCGCTCCTTGGATTGCGGGAGGCGCGATGGCTCTCAGTTCGGTTTCGGTGGTTTTGAACGCCTTGCGTTTGCAACGAAAGTGAGTTCTCGATCTGCGGAGGAACGGCGTTTTCGTTCTTCCGCAGATTAGAATATTCAAGAGTTTTAAAATTTGAATGTGCTTTCCGAATAAGGTTCCGTTTAAGCTTTCTTGAGCGCCCCGTCCAACCATTCTTTGTAAGAATACAAATTGCTGATCTTGGAGATGTAAGCGGTCGCTTCCGGACCGAGTTCGATTCCGTAGGTCAGAAATCTTCCCACAACGGGAGCGTAAAAAGCGTCCGCAATGGTGAATTCTTTTCCGAAAAGGAAAGGTCCTTTGGAGTCGTTCAGACATTCTTTCCAGATGAATTCGATTCTTCGAATATCTTTCCACGCTTCTTCGGGGAACGTTCTTCCGTGAAGTTTTTCAACGAGATTCATCGATAGATTTTTTCTAAGATCGGTAAAACCGGAATGCATTTCCGCGACGACGGAACGTGCGACGGCTCTTGCGGCTTTGTCTTTGGGCCAAAGATTTTTTTCGGGAAAGGTCTCGGCCAGATATTCGACGATGCTG
Proteins encoded:
- a CDS encoding PA0069 family radical SAM protein is translated as MEQPKINRGTVSKIPGRFEPTKREIEPEFQNEEMSPRTILLEERAKTIVSENDCPDLGFTRSINPYRGCEHGCIYCYARPNHAYVDLSPGIDFETQIFAKKNAPELLRKYLSKQKENIHTIQLAGVTDIYQPAERKLEITRELLKVFLEFRQPVALITKSFLVTRDIDLLEQLASYNLTKVYISVTTLDQELWKRMEPRTANPERRLEAIRKLADAGIPTGVMAAPMIPGLNDIELERILENAKQAGAKSAGMVFLRLPYEVAPLFLDWLEKNYPLKKDKVEHLIRQARGGKLYDSDYSVRMTGEGNYAEMLWKRFFAARKRLDLQDNMSLNKTLFKIPDIYRIRLTKGEVLFPGFE
- a CDS encoding metal-sensitive transcriptional regulator, with protein sequence MKPKHKLHSDPKVTENLLLRLKKIEGQIRGIQGMIEREEYCDDVLNQLSSTKSALDGVAKTLLKSHIQTCVVERFKENDSKILDEFMTTVDRILK
- a CDS encoding heavy-metal-associated domain-containing protein, translating into MKEIKLTVEGMTCAHCLKTVEAALKDVGLTGKANLENKEVVYLGEGTEEELAKVKAAILEEGYTPGEIK
- a CDS encoding heavy metal translocating P-type ATPase, which produces MNAPQRTVEEGITLDLIGMTCANCALRIEKGLKKVPGVKDARVNFAMETAKVEFDSSVTEEVLLDKVDSLGYRALVHKDLEIHGESEKAHEKEFKKLKLRLVLSTLLSLPLLASMIGHFGNNSVSEYLSFLMNPWLQFALATPVQFWIGAAFYRGSFRSLKNGGANMDVLVALGTSAAYFYSVYQTFVSLGAHHHGDVPLYYETSAVLITLILFGKFLEHIARGKSSRAIQSLVGLQPKTANIIREDEIQEIPLLAVRPGDLLLVKAGETIPVDGTVEEGSSSVDESMLTGESIPVEKTIGSSLFGGSLNRNGILKLRASKVGKDTLLSGIIRVVQEAQGSRAPIQRIADRISGIFVPIVILLSAITLLLWYFWLQPGNFSGALEKAIAVLVIACPCALGLATPVSILAGSGKAATLGILFRTAEALEIAHKVDTIVFDKTGTLTNGKPVLKSLESLNVAEADSLLVLAASAEQNSEHPLSKAIVDFAKSKGLGLSIPESFETVPGGGVSAVVDGKKILIGTDRLFKERGVALNEILLNLKRLREEEGNTVVHLSVNGIHSAVLSLADTIKETTPIAIERLKSLGMDLYMITGDNERTAHAVARACGIEHVLAEILPEGKSNEVKKLMNSGKITAMVGDGINDAPALAVADLGIAMGTGTDVAMESSDVVIMNGDLISIANAFAMSKKTVYNIRQNLFWALVYNALGIPVAAAGFLAPWIAGGAMALSSVSVVLNALRLQRK
- a CDS encoding glutathione S-transferase family protein, coding for MADLQLVIGDKKFSSWSLRPWILLKEKNIPFTEISLTLNTPEFYEKIKFYSEAGKVPVLIDGDIKVWDTFSIVEYLAETFPEKNLWPKDKAARAVARSVVAEMHSGFTDLRKNLSMNLVEKLHGRTFPEEAWKDIRRIEFIWKECLNDSKGPFLFGKEFTIADAFYAPVVGRFLTYGIELGPEATAYISKISNLYSYKEWLDGALKKA